The following coding sequences are from one Pseudonocardia sp. HH130630-07 window:
- a CDS encoding MFS transporter has product MSATVPPASPGPSPTLRSSRKVAAASLVGTTIEWYDFFIFGTAAALVFGQVFFPSVDPLTGTLSAFGAFAVGFIARPVGGAVFAHFGDRIGRKPMLVYSLLLMGAATVGMGLLPGYDTLGIWAPILLVTLRFLQGFGVGGEWGGAALMAVEHAPAHRRGFYGSWPQVGVPLGLVLGTATFAVLSAVLTDEQFLAWGWRVPFLASIALIGVGMWIRLGVHESPVFQDTMDAKAANRMPVVEALRTYPKEILLAAGSFLSTNSTFYVGSVWLVTYATTELAYERTTILTANAFLSLSDIPMIVLFGLLSDRFGRRPLFLAGMGMLALFAVPYFWLVSTSNVWLFVLGGLVVQACRSAVYGPQSAFFAEQFSTRMRYSGASLSYQIASILGGVAPLLCTALVAWTGSLYAVAGYVAVISLVSMGCSYLMTETLRTGLRDSEAVASGGSAAGR; this is encoded by the coding sequence ATGTCAGCCACCGTCCCGCCGGCGTCGCCGGGACCATCGCCCACGCTCCGGTCGTCCCGCAAGGTCGCCGCGGCCAGCCTCGTCGGGACCACGATCGAGTGGTACGACTTCTTCATCTTCGGCACGGCCGCCGCGCTCGTCTTCGGCCAGGTCTTCTTCCCCTCCGTCGATCCGCTGACCGGCACGCTGTCCGCGTTCGGCGCGTTCGCCGTCGGGTTCATCGCGCGGCCGGTCGGCGGTGCGGTGTTCGCGCACTTCGGGGACCGGATCGGCCGCAAACCGATGCTCGTCTACTCGCTGCTGCTCATGGGCGCCGCGACCGTCGGCATGGGGCTGCTGCCGGGCTACGACACGCTCGGCATCTGGGCCCCGATCCTGCTGGTGACGCTGCGGTTCCTGCAGGGCTTCGGCGTCGGCGGCGAGTGGGGCGGGGCGGCGCTGATGGCCGTCGAGCACGCACCGGCGCACCGGCGCGGCTTCTACGGCAGCTGGCCGCAGGTCGGCGTGCCGCTGGGGCTGGTGCTGGGGACGGCGACGTTCGCCGTCCTCTCCGCCGTGCTGACCGACGAGCAGTTCCTGGCCTGGGGCTGGCGGGTGCCGTTCCTCGCCAGCATCGCGCTGATCGGCGTCGGCATGTGGATCCGGCTCGGGGTGCACGAGTCCCCGGTGTTCCAGGACACGATGGACGCCAAGGCGGCGAACCGGATGCCGGTCGTCGAGGCGCTGCGGACCTACCCGAAGGAGATCCTGCTCGCGGCGGGATCGTTCCTGTCCACGAACTCGACGTTCTACGTGGGCTCGGTGTGGCTGGTCACCTACGCGACGACCGAGCTCGCCTACGAGCGCACGACGATCCTCACCGCGAACGCGTTCCTGTCGCTGTCCGACATCCCGATGATCGTGCTGTTCGGCCTGCTGTCGGACCGGTTCGGCCGCCGTCCGCTGTTCCTCGCCGGGATGGGGATGCTGGCACTGTTCGCGGTGCCGTACTTCTGGCTGGTCTCGACGTCGAACGTGTGGCTGTTCGTCCTCGGCGGGCTGGTCGTGCAGGCCTGCCGGTCCGCGGTGTACGGGCCGCAGTCGGCGTTCTTCGCGGAACAGTTCTCGACCCGGATGCGGTATTCCGGCGCCTCGCTGTCCTACCAGATCGCCTCGATCCTGGGCGGGGTCGCGCCGCTGCTGTGCACGGCGCTGGTCGCCTGGACCGGGTCGCTCTACGCCGTCGCGGGCTACGTGGCCGTCATCTCCCTGGTGTCGATGGGCTGCTCGTACCTGATGACGGAGACCCTGCGGACGGGTCTGCGGGACTCGGAGGCGGTTGCGTCCGGCGGCTCCGCAGCAGGTCGATGA
- a CDS encoding MFS transporter: protein MSTEPDPRRWRALSVCLVAGFMSLLDVSIVNVALPSMQAGLDASAAQVSWVVSGYALTFGLVLVAAGRLGDDRGRRRMFLLGLALFTLTSAVAGFAPTPEVLVVVRLAQGAAAGLLSPQVVGFIQDLFRGPERGTAFGMFGAVVGISTAVGPLLGGLLLAWTGTADGWRWVFFVNIPIGVAALVYAARVLPSDGAARAARRPLDLVGVVLLGVAVVTLMLPLVLSEQDPAGAPWWLLAVSAVTTVAFAGWERRAKRVHGHPLIDGALLRTRSYATGVVLGMTYFAGFTSIFFVLTLYLQNGLGYTPLQTGLALTPFALGSAVTSALGGRLVERFGRPMVVIGLAVVLAGLVATDVALSLAAGDPVATGWALAGTLLVAGAGGGLVVAPNQTLALSEVPSTSGGTAAGVLQTGQRIGTAVGLSAVGAVFFGRLSATGDWASAISRGLLITVGLVAVALVVGLIDLLRSRRTQPPPSPADPSAGSPSSGTSSPSTPGR, encoded by the coding sequence ATGAGCACCGAGCCCGATCCCCGCCGGTGGCGGGCCCTGTCCGTCTGCCTCGTGGCGGGCTTCATGAGCCTGCTCGACGTCAGCATCGTGAACGTGGCGCTGCCGTCGATGCAGGCCGGGCTGGACGCGTCGGCCGCGCAGGTGTCCTGGGTGGTGTCGGGCTACGCCCTGACGTTCGGACTGGTCCTCGTCGCGGCCGGCCGCCTCGGCGACGACCGCGGCCGCCGCCGGATGTTCCTGCTCGGGCTGGCGTTGTTCACGCTGACCAGCGCGGTCGCCGGGTTCGCTCCGACGCCGGAGGTGCTCGTCGTGGTCCGGCTGGCCCAGGGGGCCGCGGCCGGGCTGCTGTCGCCGCAGGTCGTCGGGTTCATCCAGGACCTGTTCCGCGGTCCGGAGCGGGGGACGGCGTTCGGGATGTTCGGCGCCGTCGTCGGCATCTCGACGGCGGTCGGCCCGCTGCTCGGCGGGCTGCTGCTGGCCTGGACCGGCACCGCCGACGGCTGGCGCTGGGTGTTCTTCGTGAACATCCCGATCGGGGTGGCCGCGCTCGTCTACGCCGCCCGGGTGCTGCCGTCCGACGGTGCGGCCCGGGCGGCCCGGCGGCCGCTCGACCTGGTGGGCGTGGTGCTGCTCGGCGTGGCCGTGGTGACCCTGATGCTGCCGCTGGTGCTCTCCGAGCAGGACCCGGCCGGTGCACCGTGGTGGCTGCTCGCGGTCTCGGCGGTGACGACGGTCGCGTTCGCCGGGTGGGAGCGCCGGGCGAAACGGGTGCACGGCCACCCGCTGATCGACGGCGCGCTGCTGCGCACCCGGAGCTACGCCACCGGCGTCGTCCTGGGCATGACCTACTTCGCCGGGTTCACCTCGATCTTCTTCGTGCTCACCCTCTACCTGCAGAACGGGCTCGGCTACACGCCGTTGCAGACCGGCCTCGCGCTGACGCCCTTCGCGCTCGGCTCCGCCGTGACCTCCGCGCTGGGCGGGCGGCTGGTCGAGCGGTTCGGCCGGCCGATGGTCGTGATCGGGCTCGCGGTCGTCCTCGCCGGCCTGGTCGCCACCGACGTCGCGCTCAGCCTGGCCGCGGGCGATCCGGTGGCCACCGGCTGGGCGCTCGCCGGGACGCTGCTGGTCGCCGGGGCGGGCGGCGGCCTGGTCGTCGCGCCGAACCAGACCCTCGCGCTCTCCGAGGTGCCGAGCACCTCCGGCGGGACGGCCGCCGGGGTGCTGCAGACCGGTCAGCGGATCGGGACGGCGGTCGGCCTGTCCGCGGTCGGCGCGGTGTTCTTCGGCCGGCTGTCCGCGACCGGCGACTGGGCGTCGGCGATCTCGCGGGGTCTGCTGATCACCGTCGGGCTGGTCGCGGTCGCGCTCGTCGTCGGGCTCATCGACCTGCTGCGGAGCCGCCGGACGCAACCGCCTCCGAGTCCCGCAGACCCGTCCGCAGGGTCTCCGTCATCAGGTACGAGCAGCCCATCGACACCAGGGAGATGA
- a CDS encoding glycosyltransferase family 2 protein, whose product MPSVRNRNVLVTVITPAYNVGQWIGEAIDSVLAQTETRFEYLVVDDGSTDDTADVVRAKAEQDHRIRLIQVENGGSGAARNRALADSEAPFVAFLDGDDRWHPQFLRHMLETLHTAPPGVGMAYCHTRVMLESGQVVALRWQPTGAVDLDKQLIENNPPHNGSSLMIRRACFDQVGGFDSSLPSAVDFEMWLRIAAGSHYPLMWGTRRYLLDMRLMRAGSISSNRQRRFECLDKVIAEYAPSMRRRPPGMAYIRPAVFAYRDGLDDFGDRWALLAREAGTKELARDSWGRSLLAWSGAGRERRAQLRGLRDGARSSAYKGVSGALRTAGKFSALRG is encoded by the coding sequence GTGCCGAGCGTGCGGAACCGCAACGTCCTGGTGACGGTGATCACCCCTGCCTACAACGTGGGTCAGTGGATCGGGGAGGCGATCGACTCCGTCCTCGCACAGACCGAGACCCGCTTCGAGTACCTCGTCGTGGACGACGGCTCCACCGACGACACGGCCGACGTGGTCCGGGCGAAGGCCGAGCAGGACCACCGGATCCGGCTGATCCAGGTCGAGAACGGCGGCTCCGGCGCCGCCCGCAACCGGGCGCTGGCCGACAGCGAGGCGCCCTTCGTCGCCTTCCTCGACGGCGACGACCGCTGGCACCCGCAGTTCCTCCGGCACATGCTGGAGACGCTGCACACCGCACCGCCCGGGGTCGGCATGGCCTACTGCCACACCCGCGTGATGCTGGAGAGCGGCCAGGTCGTGGCGCTGCGCTGGCAGCCGACCGGCGCCGTGGACCTCGACAAGCAGCTCATCGAGAACAACCCGCCGCACAACGGCAGCTCGCTGATGATCCGGCGGGCCTGCTTCGACCAGGTCGGCGGTTTCGACTCGTCGCTGCCCTCGGCGGTCGACTTCGAGATGTGGCTGCGGATCGCGGCCGGATCGCACTACCCGCTGATGTGGGGCACCCGGCGCTACCTGCTGGACATGCGGCTGATGCGGGCCGGCTCGATCAGCTCGAACCGGCAGCGGCGCTTCGAGTGCCTGGACAAGGTGATCGCCGAGTACGCGCCGTCGATGCGCCGCCGGCCGCCGGGGATGGCCTACATCCGCCCGGCGGTGTTCGCCTACCGCGACGGCCTCGACGACTTCGGCGACCGCTGGGCCCTGCTGGCCCGCGAGGCCGGCACCAAGGAGCTGGCCCGCGACTCGTGGGGCCGTTCGCTGCTGGCCTGGAGCGGTGCGGGCCGGGAGCGCCGGGCCCAGCTCCGCGGGCTGCGCGACGGTGCCCGCAGCAGCGCCTACAAGGGCGTCTCCGGAGCACTCCGCACCGCCGGGAAGTTCAGCGCGCTGCGCGGATGA
- a CDS encoding SAM-dependent methyltransferase has protein sequence MSDHNGTNFLFRPTRTGAHGTIPPANERDRRRRWWDPIDIDQPNAARAHDFLLGGSHNGDADRRLARTVSDAYPGAVSLARANRAFLRHAVRHCVGNGITQLLELGAGLPTAGSVHEVAWTEDPSARVAYVDVEPVAVAYSRDLLGHTDQVTVTQADLRHPRAMLSSPGVADLLDFTRPVAVLLVGVLHFVSDSDQPAQILRTYRDALAPGSVLVVAQSSADYPEHPRLAEAIRAANSHYASTRTPGTLRSRAELIELLDGWELEPPGILDVARWERGRMHADPLGGYGAITRPLPAPVWAR, from the coding sequence GTGAGTGATCACAATGGGACTAATTTCCTATTTCGTCCCACCCGAACGGGCGCACACGGCACAATCCCTCCGGCGAACGAGCGCGATCGTCGCAGAAGGTGGTGGGATCCGATCGACATCGACCAGCCGAACGCGGCCCGGGCCCACGACTTCCTGCTGGGCGGATCGCACAACGGCGACGCCGACCGCCGGCTCGCCCGCACCGTCAGCGACGCCTATCCCGGTGCGGTCTCGCTCGCCCGGGCCAACCGGGCGTTCCTGCGCCACGCCGTGCGGCACTGCGTCGGCAACGGCATCACCCAGCTGCTCGAGCTCGGGGCGGGCCTGCCGACCGCGGGCAGCGTGCACGAGGTCGCCTGGACGGAGGACCCGTCGGCCCGCGTCGCCTACGTCGACGTCGAACCCGTCGCCGTCGCCTACAGCCGTGACCTGCTCGGCCACACCGACCAGGTCACCGTCACCCAGGCCGACCTGCGCCACCCGCGCGCGATGCTGTCCAGCCCCGGGGTGGCGGACCTGCTCGACTTCACCCGGCCGGTCGCGGTGCTGCTGGTCGGCGTGCTGCACTTCGTGTCCGACTCCGACCAGCCGGCGCAGATCCTGCGGACCTACCGCGACGCGCTGGCCCCGGGCAGCGTCCTCGTCGTGGCGCAGTCCAGTGCCGACTACCCGGAGCACCCACGGCTCGCCGAGGCGATCCGGGCCGCGAACAGCCACTACGCGTCCACCCGCACTCCGGGAACCCTGCGCAGCCGTGCCGAGCTCATCGAGTTGCTCGACGGGTGGGAGCTCGAACCGCCCGGGATCCTCGACGTCGCCCGCTGGGAGCGCGGCCGGATGCACGCCGACCCCCTCGGGGGCTACGGCGCGATCACTCGTCCGCTCCCCGCCCCCGTGTGGGCTCGGTAG
- a CDS encoding ATP-grasp fold amidoligase family protein encodes MSFDIRVMLSRRFRFLPHRAFAILHHALFQGEITTLRKPRTYAQLLAKKNLGEQSELVHITADKYRVREHVADRIGAEHLIPLVQVVERAQDLDLESPQRPYVVKGTHGCDMTILVPHPAAADHARIRSTVARWLRTDFFVHGWRERPYQGLTPRAVVEEYIGDGTKPPADYKFFVFHGEPAMVVVDQDRFVAHTSTLLHPDWVPFRISGRFAQADRLPEKPACYERMLEIARTLGKDFTFARIDLYDVDGHVYFGEITHNPGGGLVRLQPRAFDRALGNLWRNGTPIPERFIAR; translated from the coding sequence ATGTCGTTCGACATCCGGGTGATGCTCTCCCGACGGTTCCGTTTCCTGCCGCACCGGGCCTTCGCGATCCTGCACCACGCCCTGTTCCAGGGTGAGATCACGACGCTGCGGAAGCCGCGGACCTACGCGCAGCTGCTCGCGAAGAAGAACCTCGGTGAGCAGTCCGAGCTCGTGCACATCACGGCGGACAAGTACCGGGTGCGCGAGCACGTGGCCGACCGGATCGGGGCCGAGCACCTCATCCCGCTGGTCCAGGTCGTGGAGCGCGCCCAGGACCTGGACCTGGAGTCGCCGCAGCGGCCCTACGTCGTGAAGGGCACGCACGGCTGCGACATGACCATCCTGGTCCCGCACCCGGCGGCCGCCGACCACGCCCGCATCCGGTCGACCGTCGCGCGCTGGCTGCGCACCGACTTCTTCGTGCACGGCTGGCGGGAACGGCCCTACCAGGGGCTGACCCCGCGCGCCGTGGTGGAGGAGTACATCGGCGACGGCACCAAGCCGCCGGCCGACTACAAGTTCTTCGTGTTCCACGGCGAGCCCGCGATGGTCGTCGTGGACCAGGACCGGTTCGTCGCGCACACCTCGACGCTGCTGCACCCGGACTGGGTGCCGTTCCGGATCTCCGGGCGGTTCGCCCAGGCGGACCGGCTCCCGGAGAAGCCGGCCTGCTACGAGCGGATGCTGGAGATCGCCCGGACCCTGGGCAAGGACTTCACCTTCGCCCGGATCGACCTCTACGACGTCGACGGCCACGTCTACTTCGGCGAGATCACGCACAACCCCGGTGGCGGGCTGGTCCGGTTGCAGCCGCGCGCCTTCGACCGCGCGCTGGGCAACCTCTGGCGCAACGGCACCCCGATCCCGGAGCGCTTCATCGCCCGCTGA
- a CDS encoding acetolactate synthase large subunit — translation MKGAQALVGSLVGAGVDVCFMNPGTSEMHVVRALDDVPAMRGVLTLFEGVATGAADAYARLTGRPAAVLLHLGPGLGNGLANLHNARRAGSPLLCVVGAHATDHVRHDAPLESDITAVARTVSGWVHTSGTARDVADDAMRAVAATAADGGRIATLVLPADVSWSEGGDTAPPRTTATPEPPSPLRVDRAAEAVRAPGAVLLLGGPALSARAMDAAGRIAAATGTRLLVETFPRCWDTGAGRPAAEKLGYAAERALDQLTGASSLVLAGARSPVAFFGYPDRPGDLVPQGCPVVGLADAASDAEAALTELADRVAGGVAAEPAPHHAPEPGPGPLDVRSLCAAVAATLPQDAIVIDESVTASAVLAPALRTAAPHTQLALTGGAIGQGPPAAVGAAIAAPDRPVVAVQAEGSALYTLQALWTQAREQLDVTTVIVHNASYAILRVELGRTGAGEVARSGRAARMLDLTDPVPDFTALATGFGVPARRVTTTEDLLDALRWAQAEPGPHLIEAMVPPPA, via the coding sequence GTGAAGGGCGCCCAGGCTCTGGTCGGATCGCTGGTCGGGGCCGGCGTCGACGTGTGCTTCATGAACCCGGGCACCTCGGAGATGCACGTCGTGCGGGCGCTGGACGACGTGCCCGCGATGCGCGGCGTGCTCACCCTGTTCGAGGGCGTCGCCACCGGGGCGGCCGACGCCTACGCCCGGCTCACCGGCCGGCCCGCCGCGGTGCTGCTGCACCTCGGGCCCGGTCTCGGCAACGGGCTGGCGAACCTGCACAACGCGCGCCGGGCCGGATCACCGCTGCTGTGCGTCGTCGGCGCGCACGCGACCGACCACGTGCGCCACGACGCCCCGCTGGAGTCCGACATCACCGCCGTCGCCCGGACCGTGTCGGGCTGGGTGCACACCAGCGGGACCGCCCGCGACGTCGCCGACGACGCGATGCGGGCGGTCGCCGCCACCGCGGCGGACGGCGGGCGGATCGCCACCCTGGTGCTGCCTGCGGACGTGTCCTGGTCCGAGGGCGGCGACACCGCACCACCTCGGACGACGGCGACGCCCGAGCCGCCGTCGCCGCTGCGGGTGGACCGCGCGGCGGAGGCGGTGCGCGCCCCCGGCGCGGTGCTCCTGCTGGGCGGCCCCGCGCTGAGCGCCCGCGCGATGGACGCCGCCGGCCGGATCGCCGCGGCCACCGGCACCCGGTTGCTGGTGGAGACGTTCCCGCGGTGCTGGGACACCGGCGCGGGGCGGCCCGCCGCGGAGAAGCTCGGGTACGCCGCCGAGCGTGCACTCGACCAGCTGACCGGGGCGTCGTCGCTGGTACTGGCCGGGGCCCGGTCGCCGGTGGCGTTCTTCGGGTACCCGGACCGGCCGGGCGACCTGGTCCCGCAGGGCTGCCCGGTCGTGGGGCTCGCCGACGCGGCGTCGGACGCCGAGGCCGCCCTGACCGAGCTCGCCGACCGGGTCGCCGGCGGCGTCGCGGCGGAGCCTGCACCGCACCACGCGCCGGAGCCGGGGCCCGGCCCGCTCGACGTGCGGTCGCTGTGCGCCGCGGTCGCCGCGACGCTGCCGCAGGACGCGATCGTGATCGACGAGTCGGTGACCGCGTCGGCCGTCCTGGCCCCGGCGCTGCGGACGGCCGCCCCGCACACCCAGCTCGCGCTGACCGGGGGCGCGATCGGTCAGGGCCCACCGGCCGCGGTGGGGGCGGCGATCGCCGCGCCGGACCGCCCGGTGGTCGCGGTGCAGGCCGAGGGCAGCGCCCTCTACACGCTGCAGGCGCTGTGGACCCAGGCCCGCGAGCAGCTCGACGTGACCACCGTGATCGTGCACAACGCGTCCTACGCGATCCTGCGGGTGGAGCTGGGCCGCACCGGCGCCGGAGAGGTGGCCCGGTCCGGCCGTGCGGCCCGGATGCTGGACCTGACCGACCCGGTCCCGGACTTCACCGCGCTCGCGACCGGGTTCGGCGTCCCCGCCCGGCGGGTGACGACGACCGAGGACCTGCTGGACGCGCTGCGGTGGGCGCAGGCCGAACCGGGCCCGCACCTGATCGAGGCGATGGTCCCGCCCCCGGCCTGA
- a CDS encoding MFS transporter, translating to MADGSTAVLPGRTERRARSGVGLVFLTNGLVYANVLPRFPEIKESLGLSNAQLGVAVAAMPFGALLAGLTAGALIARFRSSRVASFGMAAIGIGVVLVAFAPSWGLFAAAMFLVGASDAIVDVAQNAHGMRVQRRYGRSILNSFHALWSVGAVAGGLMGSAAAGIALPLVLHLCLSSLLSVLIAVAVYPLLLPGGEDSERAAPQPGERPVRPWAGLGLRTVLMLAVFGVIANSGTIVEDSGATWAAVHLQGLGAGAAVAGFGFVALQGCQFVGRLIGDRMVDRFGQRLVARTGGALVLVGMGLALAFPSVPGTIAGFGIAGFGVATLVPAAMTAADNLPGLAPGTGLTVVTWLMRVGFLASPPVVGVVADATELRVGLLVVPLAGLAVLLAAGALAGRRARTPE from the coding sequence GTGGCGGACGGATCGACGGCAGTGCTCCCCGGACGGACCGAGCGGCGGGCCCGTAGCGGTGTCGGTCTGGTCTTCCTCACCAACGGTCTGGTCTACGCGAACGTCCTGCCGCGCTTCCCGGAGATCAAGGAGTCGCTCGGGCTGAGCAACGCCCAGCTCGGGGTCGCGGTGGCCGCCATGCCGTTCGGTGCGCTGCTGGCCGGCCTCACCGCGGGCGCGCTGATCGCCCGGTTCCGCTCGTCACGGGTCGCCTCGTTCGGGATGGCGGCGATCGGGATCGGCGTCGTGCTGGTGGCGTTCGCCCCGTCCTGGGGTCTGTTCGCCGCCGCGATGTTCCTGGTCGGGGCGTCCGACGCGATCGTCGACGTGGCGCAGAACGCGCACGGCATGCGGGTGCAGCGCCGCTACGGCCGGTCGATCCTCAACTCCTTCCACGCGCTGTGGTCGGTGGGCGCGGTCGCCGGCGGCCTGATGGGCTCGGCGGCGGCCGGGATCGCGCTGCCGCTGGTGCTGCACCTGTGCCTGTCCTCGCTGCTGTCGGTGCTCATCGCGGTCGCCGTCTACCCGCTGCTGCTGCCCGGCGGCGAGGACAGCGAGCGGGCCGCCCCGCAGCCGGGCGAGCGGCCGGTCCGCCCGTGGGCGGGGCTGGGCCTGCGCACGGTGCTGATGCTGGCCGTGTTCGGGGTCATCGCCAACTCCGGCACGATCGTCGAGGACTCCGGCGCCACCTGGGCCGCGGTCCACCTGCAGGGGCTGGGTGCCGGTGCCGCCGTGGCCGGGTTCGGGTTCGTGGCCCTGCAGGGCTGCCAGTTCGTGGGCCGGCTGATCGGCGACCGGATGGTGGACCGCTTCGGGCAGCGTCTGGTCGCCCGCACCGGCGGCGCTCTGGTGCTCGTCGGCATGGGCCTGGCCCTCGCCTTCCCCTCGGTGCCGGGGACGATCGCCGGGTTCGGCATCGCCGGGTTCGGCGTCGCGACGCTCGTCCCGGCCGCGATGACCGCCGCCGACAACCTGCCGGGGCTCGCCCCGGGGACCGGGCTGACCGTCGTCACCTGGCTGATGCGGGTCGGGTTCCTGGCCTCTCCCCCGGTCGTCGGGGTCGTCGCCGACGCGACCGAGCTGCGGGTCGGGCTGCTCGTGGTGCCGCTCGCGGGTCTGGCGGTGCTGCTCGCGGCGGGGGCGCTCGCCGGGCGGCGGGCCCGCACCCCGGAGTGA
- a CDS encoding MFS transporter — protein sequence MVETVGGRAAEDGYGVWAAGRAPTTVGIILLISLIAFESMGVGTAMPQIVADLGGVAYYAWPFVVFLAAAVFGTAFGGRWCDARGPRVPLVAAPALFGIGLLVAGSAESMTALLVGRVLQGLGAGVQGVAVYVLVAGVYPTRLRPAVFGLMSSAWVMPSLVGPPLAGVVTERFSWHWVFLGLLPVVGLAVLLVLPAVRRLGPPTRRGDGAGGARTVLAAAGAGAGVAGLSWALENLDVRGAVVGATAVVVLVPSLRRLLPGGTVTARRGIAAVVAARGLVAGAFLTMVSFLPLILTATHGWSLSAAGVPLIVASLGWSAAAAWQARHPDRDRSALLRGGFATIAAGQLGLLPVAAGWLPGWVAIAAWGLAGLGMGVAFSAVAYLTLAHSAPADVGAHSSAAQLLDQLATASFVGLGGALIVLLVSPALAMPVLLVVLLVLALTGVVTAGRTRVPA from the coding sequence GTGGTCGAGACGGTCGGTGGGCGCGCGGCAGAGGACGGATACGGGGTCTGGGCCGCGGGCCGGGCACCGACCACGGTCGGGATCATCCTGCTGATCAGCCTCATCGCGTTCGAGTCGATGGGCGTCGGGACCGCGATGCCGCAGATCGTCGCGGATCTCGGCGGGGTCGCGTACTACGCGTGGCCGTTCGTGGTGTTCCTGGCCGCGGCCGTCTTCGGGACGGCGTTCGGCGGCCGCTGGTGCGACGCCCGCGGCCCGCGGGTCCCGCTCGTCGCGGCGCCCGCGCTGTTCGGGATCGGGCTGCTGGTCGCCGGGAGCGCGGAGTCCATGACCGCACTGCTCGTCGGCCGGGTGCTGCAGGGGCTCGGGGCCGGGGTGCAGGGGGTCGCGGTGTACGTGCTGGTCGCGGGGGTGTACCCGACGCGGCTGCGGCCCGCGGTGTTCGGGCTGATGTCCTCGGCCTGGGTGATGCCGTCGCTGGTCGGCCCGCCGCTCGCCGGGGTGGTGACGGAGCGGTTCTCCTGGCACTGGGTGTTCCTCGGGCTGCTGCCGGTCGTCGGGCTCGCGGTGCTGCTGGTCCTCCCGGCGGTGCGCCGCCTGGGCCCGCCCACCCGGCGGGGGGACGGAGCCGGCGGGGCGCGGACGGTGCTCGCCGCCGCCGGGGCCGGGGCCGGCGTCGCCGGGCTGAGCTGGGCGCTGGAGAACCTCGACGTCCGGGGCGCCGTCGTGGGTGCGACCGCGGTCGTCGTGCTCGTCCCCTCCCTGCGACGGCTGCTGCCCGGCGGCACGGTCACCGCGCGGCGGGGCATCGCCGCGGTGGTCGCCGCCCGCGGCCTCGTCGCGGGCGCGTTCCTGACGATGGTGTCGTTCCTGCCGCTGATCCTCACCGCCACCCACGGCTGGTCGCTGTCGGCGGCCGGGGTGCCGTTGATCGTCGCCTCGCTGGGCTGGTCGGCGGCCGCCGCCTGGCAGGCCCGCCATCCCGACCGGGACCGGTCGGCGCTGCTGCGCGGCGGGTTCGCGACGATCGCGGCCGGTCAGCTCGGCCTGCTCCCGGTCGCCGCGGGCTGGCTACCGGGCTGGGTCGCGATCGCCGCCTGGGGGCTCGCCGGGCTCGGCATGGGTGTGGCGTTCTCCGCCGTCGCCTACCTGACGCTGGCGCACTCGGCTCCCGCCGACGTCGGGGCGCACTCCTCGGCGGCCCAGCTGCTCGACCAGCTGGCGACCGCGTCGTTCGTCGGGCTCGGCGGGGCGCTGATCGTGCTGCTCGTCTCCCCCGCACTGGCGATGCCGGTGCTGCTGGTGGTCCTGCTCGTGCTCGCACTGACCGGGGTCGTGACGGCGGGGCGGACGCGGGTGCCGGCCTGA
- a CDS encoding DNA topoisomerase IB, protein MRLTRAVPYRGGWTRRRRGRGFSYHAADGSALGADARARVDGLVIPPAWRDVWISDRERDHIQAVGYDVAGRRQYVYHPRWHADRDSVKHDRVLALARRLPRFRSRVDAALAVRGTGRDRVLGAAMRILDLGVFRTGGEQYATENGTYGLSTLRREHVRLRGGGLEFAYTAKGGIHRQIRIRDDGLLRVVRSLRRARPDGDRFLVHRDGRTWRAVHSDDLNDHFRTLTADEHTAKDLRTWNATVVAAVALAGHGTPTSATALRRAEAAAMRAVAEALGNTPAVARSSYVDPRIVHAFENGRTVAAGLRRIPAGTDVGTDPRARARVERAVLRLLESA, encoded by the coding sequence GTGCGACTCACCCGCGCCGTCCCGTACCGCGGCGGCTGGACCCGGCGCCGCCGCGGCCGCGGCTTCAGCTACCACGCCGCCGACGGCTCGGCCCTCGGCGCGGACGCCCGGGCCCGGGTCGACGGGCTGGTGATCCCGCCGGCCTGGCGCGACGTCTGGATCTCCGACCGGGAGCGCGACCACATCCAGGCCGTGGGCTACGACGTCGCGGGCCGCCGCCAGTACGTCTACCACCCGCGCTGGCACGCCGACCGGGACTCGGTGAAGCACGACCGGGTGCTGGCGCTCGCCCGCCGGCTGCCCCGGTTCCGCTCCCGGGTCGACGCCGCGCTCGCCGTCCGGGGAACCGGGCGGGACCGGGTGCTCGGCGCCGCGATGCGGATCCTCGATCTCGGGGTGTTCCGGACCGGCGGCGAGCAGTACGCCACGGAGAACGGCACCTACGGCCTGTCCACGCTGCGCCGCGAGCACGTGCGGCTGCGCGGTGGCGGTCTGGAGTTCGCCTACACCGCCAAGGGCGGCATCCACCGGCAGATCCGGATCCGCGACGACGGCCTGCTCCGCGTCGTGCGGTCGCTGCGCCGGGCCCGCCCGGACGGTGACCGGTTCCTCGTGCACCGCGACGGCCGCACCTGGCGGGCGGTGCACTCCGACGACCTGAACGACCACTTCCGCACGCTGACCGCCGACGAGCACACCGCCAAGGACCTGCGGACGTGGAACGCGACCGTGGTCGCCGCGGTCGCGCTCGCCGGGCACGGGACGCCCACGTCGGCGACCGCCCTGCGCCGGGCGGAGGCCGCCGCGATGCGGGCGGTGGCCGAGGCACTCGGCAACACCCCGGCGGTGGCCCGCAGCTCCTACGTCGACCCGCGGATCGTGCACGCCTTCGAGAACGGGCGCACCGTCGCCGCGGGGCTGCGCCGCATCCCGGCGGGGACCGACGTCGGCACCGACCCACGGGCCCGCGCGCGGGTCGAGCGGGCGGTGCTGAGGCTGCTGGAGTCCGCGTAA